The Parafrankia irregularis genome window below encodes:
- a CDS encoding ester cyclase, protein MASSVMTPAVGIVERMADAVLRGDFDGALALIAPDAVDHSALPGAPTGHEGWRQKWAALGAQAAQIRTTVEQRVTTGDTVATRYALRDAATGEPIGFALDMLRVRGGQIVEHWGLPLPLPLPAAAGSTN, encoded by the coding sequence ATGGCTTCGTCAGTGATGACGCCTGCCGTCGGGATCGTTGAGCGGATGGCGGACGCCGTGCTCCGAGGAGACTTCGACGGTGCGTTGGCGCTGATCGCGCCCGATGCCGTCGACCATTCCGCACTGCCCGGGGCGCCCACCGGCCACGAGGGCTGGCGGCAGAAGTGGGCGGCCCTGGGCGCCCAGGCCGCGCAGATCCGGACGACCGTCGAGCAGCGGGTGACGACCGGCGACACGGTGGCCACCCGGTACGCCCTGCGCGACGCTGCGACGGGCGAGCCGATCGGGTTCGCCCTCGACATGCTCCGGGTCCGGGGCGGCCAGATCGTCGAGCACTGGGGCCTGCCGCTGCCGCTGCCCCTGCCGGCCGCGGCGGGTTCGACTAACTGA